Proteins from a genomic interval of Acetobacterium woodii DSM 1030:
- a CDS encoding rubredoxin-like domain-containing protein, whose product MKKLWKCSVCGFTMEGEEAPETCPKCGAPHEKFEALSEETAKKVYDSYVTNDIHMELVTLTEKIINLSKKGAEINLDPACLAIFEKAEAACYVLKEMSKAEIAGHIAKGKW is encoded by the coding sequence ATGAAAAAATTATGGAAATGTAGTGTTTGTGGTTTTACCATGGAAGGTGAAGAAGCACCGGAAACTTGTCCAAAATGTGGCGCTCCACATGAAAAATTTGAGGCTTTAAGTGAAGAAACAGCAAAAAAAGTATATGATTCGTATGTAACTAACGATATTCACATGGAATTGGTTACGTTAACTGAAAAAATTATTAACCTTTCTAAAAAGGGGGCTGAAATTAACTTAGATCCTGCTTGTCTGGCAATTTTTGAAAAAGCTGAAGCAGCATGTTATGTGCTTAAAGAAATGTCCAAGGCTGAAATAGCGGGGCATATCGCAAAAGGAAAATGGTAA
- a CDS encoding zinc ribbon domain-containing protein has product MAYCPKCGVEVEPDVKNCPLCDFPIPDINEDGVDDSKYPQAINTYDEDHLGKKNKAFFSITIIAFSLYVIIGVTYLVYPWNDALLKYIGVADFCIFAIVFFAMGYLKPNYNFLGSYLTVVITSLCVYLISGSQSHWFFNYAFPIATLIYLDISLFRFVFKHTRHKSQFIFIPSNLILFVIVLAIGIDGVISLNVYGVLHLTWSLIGAVSGICIIILLQTIYHRIPEKTRRMLKEKMHF; this is encoded by the coding sequence ATGGCTTATTGTCCAAAATGTGGTGTAGAAGTTGAACCTGATGTCAAAAATTGTCCGCTTTGTGATTTTCCAATCCCTGATATCAACGAGGATGGTGTCGATGACAGCAAATATCCGCAAGCCATAAATACCTATGATGAAGATCATCTGGGGAAAAAAAATAAGGCGTTTTTTTCAATTACCATTATTGCCTTCAGTTTATACGTAATTATTGGGGTGACTTATCTGGTTTATCCCTGGAATGATGCGTTACTCAAATATATTGGGGTGGCAGATTTTTGTATTTTTGCAATAGTATTTTTTGCAATGGGTTACTTGAAGCCGAACTATAATTTTCTGGGCTCTTATCTGACGGTAGTGATCACCAGCTTATGTGTTTATCTGATTAGTGGCAGTCAGAGCCATTGGTTTTTTAATTATGCTTTTCCGATTGCAACGCTGATTTATTTAGATATCAGTTTGTTTCGGTTTGTTTTTAAACATACCCGCCATAAAAGTCAGTTTATTTTTATTCCCTCGAACCTGATTTTATTTGTCATTGTTTTGGCGATTGGCATTGATGGTGTCATTAGTTTGAATGTTTATGGCGTCCTCCATTTAACCTGGTCCTTAATTGGAGCGGTTTCGGGAATTTGTATCATCATTTTGCTGCAAACCATTTATCATCGTATCCCCGAAAAAACAAGAAGGATGTTAAAAGAAAAGATGCATTTTTAA
- a CDS encoding folate family ECF transporter S component, translating into MKSNAFISSTNRTRVVVNCGLLIAISIVLKILFEVYIPLGGFPSLRLNITALPIMLSGILLGPLAGFAVGFISDLLCFVIKPGGPFFIGFTLASGLTGLIPGFLFMLLRKKETKYLEWFNFVFIVLATVILAISGTFSFDNGTIYYAGQPLNIIFFVLFIALMIAFALFPIFVVRKSNLDSEYRSDHILFIVSISQLVTSILLNTWFLSILYGQAVAVLLPARIVTNIFLIPLYTIMLVGLLKILPNFIKQHS; encoded by the coding sequence ATGAAAAGTAATGCTTTTATTAGTAGTACAAACAGAACCCGAGTAGTTGTCAATTGTGGGCTACTCATTGCCATCAGCATTGTGCTGAAAATTTTATTTGAGGTGTATATCCCTCTTGGTGGTTTTCCTTCTTTAAGGTTAAACATTACTGCTTTGCCCATCATGTTAAGCGGTATCTTGTTAGGACCTTTAGCAGGTTTTGCCGTTGGTTTCATTTCTGATCTTTTGTGTTTTGTCATTAAGCCAGGTGGTCCATTTTTTATTGGATTTACCCTTGCCAGTGGCTTAACCGGTTTAATTCCAGGATTTCTTTTTATGCTTTTAAGAAAAAAAGAAACCAAATATCTGGAGTGGTTCAATTTTGTGTTTATTGTTTTAGCTACTGTCATTCTTGCCATTTCCGGAACATTTAGTTTTGATAATGGTACCATTTATTATGCAGGCCAACCATTAAATATAATTTTCTTTGTCCTTTTTATTGCTTTAATGATTGCTTTTGCATTATTCCCCATTTTTGTTGTAAGGAAATCCAATCTTGATAGTGAATACCGCAGCGATCATATTCTTTTTATCGTTAGTATTTCACAATTGGTCACATCAATATTGTTGAATACCTGGTTTTTAAGTATTCTTTATGGTCAAGCCGTTGCCGTGTTACTACCTGCTCGGATTGTTACTAATATCTTTTTAATTCCGCTATACACAATTATGTTAGTCGGGTTATTAAAAATTCTCCCTAACTTTATTAAACAACATTCATAA
- a CDS encoding YidH family protein — MLEIKNPEKQNVMLALIVAALGVVTIFVPFVIKTLAIYQFYFSYAGVVIIVFSLGYSIYFYRRYRQFERFIEKKDESLVWEYDDDQYVAFIKELNEIQKNSEKKKIWILLGIELVISILLFLLLSEGSKWLGIVFFVFFGTLSILFTIVLPQSFKYKAMVKPYVTIINDDSAYIMGRFHKWTKAKAKLKNYDNGTMVYKVLAINYEALTRNGRLFQEWTAVIPNPDDAEMVAEAKRWISRINKKVRVNEKIMSERKSYSERLFNRITGKDKKNNQDKKIEKTTK, encoded by the coding sequence ATGTTGGAGATTAAAAATCCCGAAAAACAGAATGTCATGTTAGCGTTGATTGTTGCTGCTTTAGGGGTCGTCACTATTTTTGTACCATTTGTAATCAAAACACTGGCGATTTATCAATTCTATTTTTCCTATGCCGGGGTGGTAATTATTGTTTTTTCGCTTGGATATAGTATTTATTTTTATCGACGTTATCGGCAGTTTGAACGGTTTATCGAAAAAAAAGATGAATCGCTGGTGTGGGAATATGACGACGATCAATATGTTGCTTTTATTAAAGAATTAAACGAAATTCAAAAGAATTCGGAAAAGAAAAAAATATGGATTCTTTTGGGGATTGAATTAGTAATTTCAATTTTACTTTTTTTACTGCTATCGGAAGGTTCAAAATGGTTAGGAATCGTATTTTTTGTTTTTTTTGGAACCCTTTCGATTTTATTTACGATTGTTTTACCGCAAAGTTTTAAATATAAAGCGATGGTAAAACCTTATGTAACCATTATTAATGATGACAGTGCTTATATAATGGGAAGATTTCATAAATGGACAAAAGCGAAAGCAAAGTTAAAAAATTATGATAACGGCACTATGGTATATAAAGTGCTGGCAATAAACTATGAGGCTTTAACCCGAAATGGCAGGCTTTTTCAGGAATGGACAGCAGTTATTCCAAATCCCGACGATGCTGAGATGGTTGCAGAAGCAAAACGATGGATTAGTCGGATCAATAAAAAAGTAAGAGTAAATGAGAAAATAATGAGCGAACGAAAATCGTACTCAGAACGGCTGTTTAATCGAATAACGGGCAAAGATAAAAAGAATAATCAAGATAAAAAAATCGAAAAAACAACAAAGTAG
- a CDS encoding 3-oxoacid CoA-transferase subunit B translates to MSRNYIAKRIAKEFRDGMYVNLGIGIPTESANYIPEGTHVYLQTENGGLMFGPKPKRGESDPDLANAGAEPITMLPGGSVFDVATSFAMIRGGHIDMTVVGALEVDESGSVASWKIPGKLLTGMGGAMDLLYGCKRVVVAMTHTDKYGNSKIKKKCSLPLTAAAVVDLIITDKAVFSIGTGGLYLEELAPGVTSSEVVQLTEGTITNISDWA, encoded by the coding sequence ATGTCGCGAAATTATATTGCCAAAAGAATTGCCAAAGAATTTAGGGATGGCATGTATGTAAATTTAGGGATTGGTATTCCCACGGAATCAGCTAATTATATCCCGGAAGGAACCCATGTGTATTTGCAGACCGAAAACGGTGGATTAATGTTTGGGCCTAAACCGAAACGGGGCGAGAGTGACCCGGATCTTGCCAACGCCGGGGCGGAACCGATCACGATGCTTCCCGGGGGCTCAGTATTTGATGTAGCGACCTCATTTGCGATGATCCGGGGCGGACATATTGACATGACCGTAGTCGGAGCTTTAGAGGTTGATGAAAGCGGTAGTGTTGCCAGCTGGAAAATTCCCGGGAAGTTATTAACTGGTATGGGTGGGGCCATGGACTTGCTTTATGGCTGCAAACGGGTGGTTGTTGCCATGACCCATACAGACAAATATGGCAACTCCAAAATTAAAAAAAAATGCAGCTTGCCATTAACCGCAGCAGCGGTTGTCGATTTGATTATTACCGACAAAGCGGTGTTTAGCATTGGCACTGGCGGCTTATACCTTGAAGAACTTGCGCCGGGGGTAACCAGCTCTGAAGTTGTTCAGCTTACGGAAGGAACAATTACCAACATAAGTGATTGGGCATAG
- the thyX gene encoding FAD-dependent thymidylate synthase: protein METTLSVTLIQHTPEPEKLVAAAAKLCYSKAGAQEIMEDLSDDNVERFLNRLMDMGHASPIEHASFTFAIEGVSRSLTHQLVRHRMASFSQKSQRYVSEGQFHYIIPPEIKALPDGEKIFVEGMKNAQKTYDDLAEKLIAKYTKELRESGLSEKQAAMAAEKLGIEDARFVLPNACETKIVVTMNTRELLHFFNQRCCNRAQWEIRELATQMLKECKKVAPLLFKNGGPRCVEGPCPEGSMTCGKIGEVREKYKQI, encoded by the coding sequence ATGGAAACAACATTAAGTGTTACGTTGATTCAACACACACCGGAGCCCGAAAAGCTGGTGGCTGCAGCCGCCAAGTTGTGTTACTCAAAGGCTGGGGCACAAGAGATTATGGAAGATCTGAGTGATGATAATGTCGAACGATTTTTAAACCGCCTCATGGATATGGGTCATGCATCACCAATTGAACACGCTAGCTTTACGTTTGCAATTGAAGGGGTAAGCCGATCTTTGACACATCAACTGGTGCGCCATCGAATGGCCAGTTTTAGCCAGAAATCGCAACGCTATGTGAGTGAAGGGCAGTTTCATTACATTATCCCACCGGAAATTAAAGCGTTGCCGGATGGTGAAAAAATATTTGTCGAAGGCATGAAAAATGCCCAAAAAACCTATGATGACTTAGCTGAAAAACTGATTGCCAAATATACCAAAGAATTACGGGAATCGGGCCTGTCGGAAAAACAAGCGGCTATGGCAGCGGAAAAGTTGGGTATTGAAGATGCCCGGTTTGTATTACCTAATGCCTGTGAAACGAAAATAGTGGTAACCATGAATACTCGTGAATTGTTGCATTTTTTTAACCAGCGATGCTGTAATCGAGCCCAATGGGAAATCCGCGAACTGGCGACTCAAATGCTAAAAGAATGTAAAAAAGTTGCACCATTACTTTTTAAAAACGGCGGACCCCGTTGTGTTGAAGGTCCATGTCCGGAGGGTAGCATGACTTGTGGAAAGATTGGGGAAGTAAGAGAAAAGTATAAACAAATTTGA
- a CDS encoding helix-turn-helix transcriptional regulator: MRDWLINKRKEKKLSQEGVAFYAKVSRQYISMIETGKRDPSVKVAKLIGDRLSFDWKMFFR, from the coding sequence TTGAGAGATTGGTTAATTAACAAAAGAAAAGAAAAAAAGTTAAGTCAAGAGGGAGTTGCATTTTATGCAAAAGTCTCCAGGCAGTATATTTCAATGATAGAAACAGGAAAACGAGATCCATCTGTAAAAGTAGCTAAATTAATTGGAGATCGACTTTCTTTCGATTGGAAAATGTTCTTTCGATGA
- a CDS encoding RluA family pseudouridine synthase: protein MKTIVITENESNQRLDRFLKKLMPQASSGFLQKMLRKKRIKLNGQKSEPSTTVAVGDVIQIYFSEETIANFRSASTRKKLDQNNAVLDVVFENSDLLVLNKPAEILTQPDKTEELSLIDYAVDYLIKKGDFNPQANLTFTPACANRLDKNTTGIVLVPKNFKSLQAVNKAIREDQTKKIYYAIVCGKPKAKDEIVGYLKKDPDKNTVTFSEQQTSPADKLAVLNYETLDSHSDYALLKVILKTGRSHQIRVQLAAVGLPIIGDPKYGNRLVNNRLYEESGLKSQLLHSAIFTLTDRDKTFTAPLPYLFEKNLKRFGLTAPILTEK, encoded by the coding sequence ATGAAAACAATTGTAATTACCGAAAACGAAAGCAACCAACGTTTGGATCGCTTTTTAAAAAAACTGATGCCCCAAGCATCCTCTGGATTTCTCCAGAAGATGTTACGCAAAAAAAGAATTAAACTAAACGGTCAAAAATCAGAACCGTCTACCACCGTTGCCGTTGGCGATGTGATCCAAATATATTTTTCGGAGGAAACAATCGCCAATTTTCGTTCAGCATCAACCCGAAAAAAACTGGATCAAAATAATGCAGTCCTTGACGTTGTTTTTGAAAATTCCGATCTGCTGGTACTAAATAAACCGGCTGAAATACTTACCCAACCGGATAAAACGGAAGAGCTCTCGTTAATTGATTATGCTGTCGATTATCTGATCAAAAAAGGCGATTTCAACCCTCAAGCCAACCTCACTTTCACCCCCGCCTGCGCCAATCGTTTGGATAAAAATACCACTGGCATCGTTCTGGTCCCTAAAAATTTTAAAAGCCTGCAAGCCGTCAACAAAGCCATTCGTGAAGATCAAACCAAGAAAATTTATTATGCGATCGTTTGTGGCAAGCCTAAAGCAAAAGATGAAATCGTTGGTTATTTAAAAAAAGATCCTGACAAAAACACCGTCACTTTTTCAGAACAGCAGACCTCACCAGCCGATAAACTTGCTGTGCTGAATTATGAAACCCTGGACAGTCACAGCGACTATGCCTTACTAAAAGTCATCTTAAAAACTGGCCGCTCTCATCAAATCCGGGTCCAACTTGCGGCCGTTGGTTTACCGATTATCGGTGATCCCAAATATGGCAATCGACTGGTCAATAACCGTTTATATGAAGAATCTGGCCTCAAAAGCCAATTGCTTCATAGTGCCATTTTCACCTTGACTGATCGCGATAAAACATTTACGGCTCCGCTTCCGTATCTTTTCGAAAAAAACTTAAAACGCTTTGGCCTAACCGCCCCCATTCTAACGGAGAAATAA
- a CDS encoding M48 family metallopeptidase: protein MFGNLDTVPELLKNYQYKTGEKHKFLGDYYRLLVSESPTTGVMINNNSMVLNVQDTQSIQHKEFVLDMWYREQAREVFVEAMATAIVKAAPYQVSFPDLKIYRLDNRWGSCSPKSQKVILNLELIKTPKECIEYIALHEMLHFRFPNHNLSFYGALSTLMSDWKEREDMLNRKYRLT from the coding sequence ATGTTTGGCAATCTTGACACGGTTCCTGAATTACTCAAAAATTATCAATATAAAACTGGTGAAAAACATAAATTCCTCGGCGACTATTATCGTTTATTAGTCTCAGAATCGCCCACTACTGGCGTCATGATTAACAATAACAGTATGGTTCTAAATGTTCAGGACACCCAGTCCATTCAACATAAAGAATTTGTTTTAGATATGTGGTACCGCGAACAAGCCCGAGAGGTTTTTGTTGAAGCTATGGCCACTGCCATTGTTAAAGCCGCTCCCTATCAGGTCAGCTTTCCCGATCTCAAGATCTACCGTCTGGATAATCGTTGGGGGTCCTGTTCTCCCAAAAGTCAAAAAGTTATTCTTAATCTGGAACTGATTAAAACCCCGAAAGAATGTATCGAATATATCGCCCTGCATGAAATGTTGCATTTTCGTTTTCCCAACCACAATCTTTCCTTTTATGGGGCCTTAAGCACCCTGATGTCAGACTGGAAAGAACGCGAAGACATGCTCAACCGAAAATACCGCTTAACTTAA
- a CDS encoding Holliday junction resolvase RecU: MGYWNSRGLRGSQLEEYLNITNKIYLEQGLAVVQKIPTAIKPVALDPGKGTIKLAYFEEKSTVDYLGNIQGIPVCFDAKETNQKRLPIANIHHHQMAFMAAFEKQEGLSFLIVHFKFCDETFMLPFNTLKKYWDDAQNDGRKSIPYADFDQNLRIYPCHNILLHYLEAINHYLNGKEQQL, translated from the coding sequence ATGGGTTACTGGAATAGCCGCGGATTGCGTGGCAGTCAGCTTGAAGAATATTTAAATATCACCAATAAAATTTACCTGGAGCAGGGACTGGCAGTGGTGCAAAAAATCCCCACCGCGATTAAGCCGGTGGCCTTAGACCCCGGTAAGGGCACCATTAAACTCGCTTATTTTGAAGAAAAAAGCACTGTCGATTATCTCGGCAACATCCAGGGCATCCCGGTCTGCTTTGATGCCAAAGAAACTAACCAAAAGCGCCTGCCGATTGCCAATATCCACCATCATCAAATGGCTTTTATGGCCGCTTTTGAGAAACAGGAAGGTTTATCTTTTTTGATTGTCCACTTTAAATTTTGTGACGAAACCTTTATGCTTCCCTTTAACACCCTAAAAAAATATTGGGATGATGCTCAAAATGACGGTCGAAAATCGATCCCTTATGCCGATTTCGATCAGAATTTACGCATTTATCCCTGTCATAATATTTTGCTCCATTACTTGGAAGCGATCAACCATTATCTTAACGGAAAGGAACAACAACTATGA
- a CDS encoding Arc family DNA-binding protein, translating to MTVRLPKELKRLIEKKARTEGLSFNATIINLLWEALKLK from the coding sequence ATGACAGTAAGACTCCCAAAAGAATTGAAAAGATTAATTGAAAAAAAAGCAAGAACTGAAGGTTTGAGTTTTAACGCAACTATTATAAATCTTCTTTGGGAAGCGTTGAAATTAAAATAG
- the fba gene encoding class II fructose-1,6-bisphosphate aldolase, which produces MGLVTSTEMFKKAYEGGYAVGAFNVNNMEIIQGIVEAATEEQAPLILQVSAGARKYANPVYLRKLAEAAVEVSGLDICLHLDHGDDFDICKACVDSGFTSVMIDGSKHPFSENIALTKKVVDYAHDHGVVVEAELGKLAGIEDDVNVDAHNATFTDPDEAVEFVERSGCDSLAITIGTSHGAFKFKGEPRLDFDRLHKISDLLPQYPLVLHGASSVPKEFVDLCNQYGGQIPGAQGVPEEMLRKAAKSGVCKINIDTDLRLAMTASIRQVFVENPGWFDPRQYLGPGRSAIKAMVSHKIKNVLGCSNKR; this is translated from the coding sequence ATGGGATTAGTAACATCAACTGAAATGTTTAAAAAAGCTTATGAGGGTGGTTATGCTGTTGGCGCTTTTAATGTCAACAATATGGAAATTATACAAGGCATTGTTGAAGCTGCTACTGAAGAACAAGCCCCCCTTATTCTACAAGTATCAGCTGGCGCAAGAAAATATGCCAATCCAGTTTATTTAAGAAAATTGGCTGAAGCTGCGGTAGAAGTCTCTGGCCTGGACATTTGTCTTCATTTAGATCATGGTGACGATTTTGATATATGCAAAGCCTGTGTTGATAGTGGTTTCACTTCAGTAATGATTGACGGTTCGAAACATCCTTTTTCCGAAAATATTGCTCTCACTAAAAAAGTAGTCGATTATGCGCACGATCATGGTGTTGTCGTCGAAGCGGAACTTGGCAAACTAGCTGGAATTGAAGATGATGTAAACGTCGACGCTCATAATGCAACTTTTACCGATCCTGATGAAGCCGTAGAATTTGTAGAACGAAGCGGTTGCGATTCTTTGGCGATTACCATTGGTACCAGTCATGGTGCTTTTAAATTCAAAGGCGAACCGCGTCTAGACTTTGACCGACTTCATAAAATCTCTGATCTACTCCCCCAATACCCACTGGTTCTTCACGGTGCATCCTCGGTTCCTAAGGAATTTGTGGATCTGTGTAACCAATATGGCGGACAAATCCCTGGTGCGCAGGGTGTTCCCGAAGAAATGTTAAGAAAAGCTGCTAAATCCGGTGTTTGTAAAATCAACATTGATACCGACTTACGGCTGGCTATGACCGCCTCAATCCGCCAGGTATTCGTTGAAAATCCCGGCTGGTTCGACCCACGACAATATTTGGGACCTGGCCGATCGGCAATTAAAGCCATGGTTTCACATAAAATTAAAAACGTCTTAGGTTGCAGCAACAAACGATAA
- a CDS encoding site-specific integrase, with protein MPSKLIEVKKVIGHTVEGKPIRKSFRAKTKRDAEKKYLEYLKTEESQHKRLQHYTFSEFAKVWLETKKEEVNDNTYKQTYLTNIKVLEAKFGKKLMESITQMDLQKFFSSQSGISKSKMDKLYLISNSIFSIAYENDLIDKNPMLKVKKGQVSNPKELRTYTNEQYRFVIDFAKNHPYGLGIFIMLKTGVRRSELFALKWKNINFETKILTVKNAAIKEYGSYVIDKTKTFSSMRQIPLDDEFVDHLKSQTRHSDYIITLGSKIDQVADLDNWTKRRYNPFMLDLTEYYESKHDETVDPLPKLRIHEFRHTYGTLLYRSGTDVHTVSKILGHSDVKITTKIYVHDTVEDLRSRIDFTKLP; from the coding sequence ATGCCGTCTAAACTTATTGAAGTAAAAAAAGTAATTGGTCATACAGTTGAAGGTAAACCGATTCGAAAGTCATTTCGCGCCAAAACCAAACGTGATGCTGAAAAAAAATATCTTGAATATCTAAAGACTGAAGAGTCTCAACATAAAAGGTTACAGCATTATACTTTTTCGGAGTTTGCTAAGGTTTGGTTGGAAACTAAAAAGGAAGAAGTCAATGATAATACCTATAAACAAACCTATTTAACTAATATAAAAGTCCTGGAAGCTAAATTCGGAAAAAAACTCATGGAATCCATAACACAGATGGATCTCCAGAAGTTCTTTAGTTCTCAATCTGGAATTAGTAAATCAAAAATGGATAAGCTATATCTGATTTCCAACTCAATTTTTTCTATCGCTTACGAAAATGACTTAATCGACAAAAATCCAATGTTGAAGGTAAAAAAAGGACAAGTTAGCAATCCAAAAGAATTAAGGACATATACTAATGAGCAATATCGGTTTGTGATTGACTTCGCAAAAAACCACCCTTATGGCTTGGGGATTTTCATTATGCTTAAAACTGGCGTGCGAAGAAGCGAGTTATTTGCTTTGAAATGGAAAAACATAAATTTTGAAACCAAAATTCTAACTGTTAAAAATGCTGCTATTAAAGAATATGGAAGTTATGTTATAGATAAGACAAAGACTTTTTCATCCATGCGACAAATTCCATTGGATGACGAATTTGTTGACCATTTAAAAAGTCAAACTCGGCACAGTGACTACATCATTACCTTAGGTAGCAAAATAGATCAGGTCGCTGATCTGGATAACTGGACGAAAAGACGATACAATCCGTTTATGCTTGATTTGACTGAGTACTATGAATCAAAACATGATGAGACAGTAGATCCGCTCCCCAAACTCCGAATACACGAATTTAGGCATACATATGGAACCTTACTCTATCGATCAGGGACTGATGTCCATACTGTTTCAAAAATTTTAGGACATTCTGATGTCAAAATCACGACAAAGATCTATGTACATGACACTGTAGAAGACCTCAGAAGCAGAATCGACTTCACAAAGCTGCCTTAA
- a CDS encoding CoA transferase subunit A has product MAVQITAQEAVKKIVAKSAVMIGGFLGAGVPLVMLDEIAKSGIKELTVISIGAGYRGGGVDIGKLVLNKQIIKYITAHVGTDPNLIKQIVGGEVEMELSPMGTFVERIRAGGAGLGAVVTPVGMGTEVEEMAEKIIVDGKPYLLFKPIRAAVAVIKAHRGDLLGNLQYQGMSNTSPIMATAADIVIAEVDEIVAVGEISPENVGTPGIFVDYLVQGHTYQKRKAIYEELWIATNKL; this is encoded by the coding sequence GTGGCAGTACAGATTACCGCACAAGAAGCTGTAAAAAAGATTGTTGCTAAATCGGCGGTTATGATCGGGGGTTTTTTAGGAGCTGGAGTACCTCTGGTGATGCTTGATGAAATTGCTAAATCAGGTATTAAAGAGCTAACGGTTATTAGCATTGGAGCCGGTTATCGTGGCGGCGGGGTAGATATTGGGAAACTAGTTTTAAATAAACAGATTATTAAATATATTACCGCTCATGTTGGCACCGATCCCAATTTGATTAAACAGATCGTCGGTGGTGAGGTGGAAATGGAGTTAAGTCCGATGGGTACCTTTGTCGAGCGAATTCGGGCTGGCGGCGCTGGTTTAGGAGCCGTGGTTACCCCTGTTGGAATGGGAACCGAGGTGGAAGAGATGGCTGAAAAAATTATCGTCGATGGTAAACCCTATCTTTTGTTTAAACCGATTCGAGCCGCGGTGGCGGTCATTAAAGCGCATCGTGGTGATTTGTTAGGAAATTTACAATATCAGGGGATGAGCAACACCAGTCCGATTATGGCGACTGCCGCGGACATTGTTATTGCCGAGGTTGATGAAATCGTTGCAGTTGGTGAGATTAGCCCTGAAAATGTCGGAACACCGGGAATATTTGTGGATTATCTGGTGCAGGGACATACTTATCAAAAAAGGAAAGCGATTTATGAAGAATTGTGGATCGCCACAAATAAATTATAG
- a CDS encoding S-ribosylhomocysteine lyase: MKKIASFTVNHLDLLRGVYVSRKDYCGDHCITTFDIRMKEPNREPVINNAELHAMEHLGATFLRNDPDRSEQIVYFGPMGCRTGFYLLIKGELTPTDVMPLIVKLFTFMAEYDDVIPGASPRDCGNYLDMNLSMARYEAQKFLTEVLEKIQPENMTYPE; encoded by the coding sequence ATGAAAAAAATTGCCAGCTTTACTGTTAACCATCTTGACTTATTAAGAGGAGTCTATGTCTCTCGTAAGGATTATTGTGGTGACCACTGCATCACCACCTTTGACATTCGCATGAAAGAACCTAATCGGGAACCCGTGATTAATAATGCCGAACTTCATGCCATGGAACACCTGGGTGCAACGTTCTTAAGAAACGACCCCGATCGAAGCGAGCAGATTGTCTATTTTGGACCGATGGGTTGTCGCACCGGTTTCTATCTTCTGATCAAAGGCGAATTAACACCGACCGATGTAATGCCTTTAATTGTCAAACTATTTACCTTTATGGCTGAATATGATGATGTCATTCCCGGCGCCTCCCCTCGCGATTGCGGAAACTATTTAGATATGAATCTTTCCATGGCTCGTTATGAAGCCCAAAAATTCCTTACTGAAGTACTTGAAAAAATTCAACCGGAAAACATGACTTATCCCGAATAA
- a CDS encoding helix-turn-helix domain-containing protein: protein MSERLRKLRENSNLTQKDAAGIFDISRERYNQYETGKRRPDYDTLIIFADYFNVSTDYLLGRTDYSETPNYQEILIPTLTENEQELLVLFRNVKNEKEQYKLIGRFEEIISQMTGDFKSNNAQSTLSKKNVG, encoded by the coding sequence TTGAGTGAAAGACTAAGAAAATTGAGAGAGAATAGCAATCTGACCCAAAAAGATGCTGCTGGAATTTTCGATATTTCTCGTGAAAGATATAATCAATATGAAACCGGAAAAAGAAGACCGGATTATGATACTTTAATAATTTTCGCAGACTATTTTAATGTTTCTACTGATTATTTGCTGGGTAGAACAGATTACTCTGAAACGCCAAATTATCAAGAAATACTTATCCCAACGCTCACTGAAAATGAACAAGAATTACTTGTATTATTTAGAAATGTAAAAAATGAAAAAGAGCAATATAAACTAATCGGGCGTTTTGAAGAAATCATTTCTCAAATGACAGGAGATTTTAAGTCCAACAATGCCCAATCTACGCTCTCAAAGAAAAACGTTGGGTAA